The window TCACTTTATTGGCTTCTTGATTGCCATCAAAGACTCTGAAGATGTTTCCAAGCACGCTGTATTTGTGGCGCTGCTGAGCTTGGCGTGGTCGTATTGATGGCAGTGGAATCGCAGACGTGTGCAGTAATGTCACAGGTTTTTACTCTGATAGCCAAAGCCCCTAAAATGCGCTCGCATACACTCTGAAAGCTCATTCAGCAGCTTCACAGCTGAACCACAGAGCTGACCGCATTAATCCTCAGATACTTCTTTATGAGTATTCGTTTGTATGACCTGCGCTGACCTTGTCTTAGATTGTtgagctgctctgtgtgtgtgtaatgcacTATTTGATATTTGTATAGCGTTTTTTATACTGTATGCTCGGGGCAAACTTGTCATCTGCCAGCCCGCTGTCCACCCACCCCCATCCTTAGCCCCCTGCCCCTAACCTTCTGCCCTCaaacacacttgcacacacacacaaacacacactgcccATATGGAGCAGTTGGCGCCCAAAAGCGTCCAAAGCAGCCGGACCCATTCCCAGGGCAGGAGGTGAGGGTCCCCGCCGCCTGCTTAGAGCGTGTGAatgcatgtgtttctgtgcgTGTCCATCCATCGTGTTCTCGCGGGCTCGAGCCCCGGACAGACTGCCGCATCGTCCTCTCTGTCTGTCCTCACTGTGGCTCGTGTGCATATCCGTTTGTGTGCGTTTTCCCGACAGACTGCGTCCCGTGTGAGCTGCAAGGACAGCAGCAGAGGACTGTGGGTCCTCGGAGCGTAGGCCAGGGACGCAGCCGGGTCCGCATATGTGTAAACCGCTTCACCattgaacgtgtgtgtgtgtgtgtgtgtggggtgggggggggggggggggggtggtggTGCATGTTCATGttcaagagaaaataaagtcagAAGCTGGTCATTATTTTATCTGCGGTACTCGCTGATTATGAAAATAAGACAAAGCATTGTTCTGTCGGCACATTAGATGGACTACACAACAGGAAGTTTCACTCCAACAATCTGACTGGTCAAAGTAAAAGTCCTACTGTGCAAATCTCAATGCATGGCAACCGGTAAGCTAAGCACAGCTGACTGGTTGCCATGTCAACTCGCATGCTAATCACAGAGCCAGGTAGGGATCTTTCTTCTATTGTCTTGTTTGGCTGTGCCGATTGACTACGTGCAGCATGTGGGACAAAGCGTCAGATTATTGCTGCACGCTAAGGCTCGTACGTTACTGTTACTGTCAAGTTATGACTGCGACTCCACGTCCAACATCACAGCCAAACAAAGTAATAAGCAGCCTCCCTCAGTAAATGCGATCGAGCCTGCTTTTTCGGagcaaaacacacaaattgTGCAATTTATTAGTGATATGTAATCGTCAGGTGTATGCTGCGGCCCGTCGAAATGATTTTCAGCATGGGTCTGAGACGATGCTGTTATTTTAAGCTGCAGGATGTTGTTCACGTGAATGAAGGGTGCAGCACAAATGATGACACGTTTCTCATCAAACTTACTTCAGTGTGGGATTTTGAGTCGGGCTttaattgtgtttgtgtgcatatgTGAGATGGTCAGAGCCAGAATGAGTGTGTGCTGGGCTGCCCAGAGTGAGCCAAGGGTGGAAGTTGTTTTTCTGCCCCCtgtggtgagtgtgtgtgtgtgtgtgtgtgtgtgtgtgtgtgcacgcctGGGGCAGCCTGGGGCCATCGGAGGGGGCCTAGGGAGCGGATGGAGGAGGGatgaagagggagagagggatggAGGGATAAGGTCAGCGGGGGTCTTGTGGGGTAAAGGTGCAGGTCTGGGCTGATGGCCAGCCTCAAAGGTGGAGTGGAGAGTTGGACTGGGAGGAACTGGGCTGTAAGAAAGAGAGGGGGAGAACAAGTCTGTACCTGGGATGCTTGGAATAGCAGCCCTGTCGGACTTTCTCTCATCCACTCATGCAAAATTAGAATTAAAGAGAATATTCGACCATGCCAGCTCACTGGTGTCCTTCATTCGAatttatgctttttttatttgaataatATTTTATTCTGACAGCTAATTGGGAGGTTAACCTAACAGAtgactttttttattcatttatagtATCAGTTCAGTATCTTAGGCAGTTTTAGCTTTCGTAGCAGCCTTGGGACCTGAAAGCCTTTTGCTGCTACCAGCTGAGCGTCTTTGATTCAAACATCAAAGACGTATAAAAGAGCGAAAGCGTGACATACATGGATTGTATTTCCATTTCAGGCATTTAGCCGACATCGTTATCCGGGGCTAACTAAATGAACCCGAGTTGTTCTTGGCTGTCAGTTCATTGACTCATTTCATCAGTCGCTGCACCGCAGCCAGACATGCGATATTTCAAATGTACCtactggtttttatttttagggttTCCAGTAATTATCGGCAGCTCTAATCGTTGCATACGAAGACCTCGACGTCTCCAaagtttcttttaaatttagatTTTGCGGCTTTGATcagatttctgtgtgtgtgtgacagttatGACAAACTTACTGAATTTGGAACATAAAGAGAAATCGATCAGCGTGTGTGTCTCTTCATTAGAGTGTTTCACCAAGGCTGTGTCCTCCACACGTTGCCGCGCTGTCTAGCCTATTAGAGAGACACGCGGGGAGTGTGGGTGTGTTGTTTgcatgtgtctgtttgtgcgcTCGTCTGTCATTTCAGGTAGACTCGGGCGGTCCGTTAACTTTCTGTCTGCTCTTTTCCATCTTTTAGTGCACACCCATAGGTCCTCTCCTCGTTTTCGTCTCCTCTTTCATCCCAccatcttttctctctcttttggaGTTCAGAGTCCGTCCATCTGGAACATCCTCCCCCGCCTTCTCTCCCTCGGTCCCGTCCAGGCCGAGACACGGGGGTGaaggccaacaccagtaggggAGGAACGGTGGGAGAGATGGAGGGACAGAGGGAGAGATGTCAGTGCTATAATGAGTAACAACATGAAAGGTGACGGAGGGAGGGAGTGGAAGAGAGATGAAGACGGAAGAGGAGAGGGACTGCTGaggacagagggagggaggaagaatAGAGGGAATGGATGGGAAAGGAGAAGACTGCAGAGTGAGAGATAAAGCGGAGCGGAGCGGTTGGGGCCCCGTGGTCCGCTCCGCTCGTTCGTTTTCATTCGCCAGAGAagaacagagaggaggaggaggaggaggagacggggGCAGGAACAGCGTGTGTCGGCGTCCGCctgtttctcttattttttcctccttcaACACTTTCTCTACTCCCCCCACCCCAACCGTCCATCCTCCTCATCTCGTCTCCTCTCGAGGATTCTTCTCTAATTTAACTTTTCATTGAAATTTTCTTCGCCCCCCCCTCCCCGTCCTCCAGTTTCTCCCAGTTTGCCACGCGGCCTTGTCTTGCCAGGTCCCCTCGTGGCTGACTGACAAAGGCGCCGTTAAAAAGCCGTGTGATCCTCCATTTTAGCGCCAGCCACGCTAGTCAGAGGATTAGGGCTCTTTAATGACGCTAATCTCTCCTCCCCTTCTTTCTCGACGCccctccacccccccccccccccttcaaaAAGTGATTTCACCCTCTTGCTCGAACTAAATCTCCGCGGTGCAATCTCCcccttctgtctctcttcagCCCACTTTCCCACCTCAGAAGCGTTACCACTGACTGACTCATACATGCCTTTAATGACCAACGTGCGTCCACACAGACTTTTCTTTTGAAGGGGTGGCTGGGGGTTATTTACTTCCTTTTTGCCACTTTTCTCACACGTCTGTAAGGTTCGTTTGTTTTTCCATCCACTGAGTGTCGAGCACTCCTTTTCTTTATCTCCACCCGAGTCATGTTTGACAGAGAATGAGTGAGACGGCGTGCGGGAGCTGTGTCAGGAAGCTTTCTCAGTCCTGTGTCCTGTGGAGCGACAGCAGTGCTGTTAGTACCGGCCTTAAATACAGTTGTCTGTTAATGTCAGTGGAGGCTGAACTTCAGTGACACATAAAGAACTTTTTTGTCACAGTAGCAgttattgggtttttttggatCATGAGACTGATCCCAGTGAGTTCCACTCAGTCCATTATACTGGTTCTGGTCCATTTGGAGAATCTCCCACTCATGAATCTCTCACTCTAAGTAATGCACTGGATTGGTACTCGATGAGGGACGTCTCATTCTGGGGATATTAGATGTTTATCTGCTTCTCAAATTTAAGGTAGTATTTTTATCAGGTGAAGCACGGCGATATATTAGGACCAGCTCACGCTGTTTGATACTCACGTTAGCAAACTGTGTGAGCgtttacagtatttaaaacCAAAATCTTCAGAGTAATCAGCTCCCGAGCGTTTTATCTGTCTGTTTATCTGAAATTCCCGTATTTCCACACGTTTCTCATCTTTGtcttcattttaatgagatGATTTGTTTTGGTATTTTTCTTTGGTCCTGTTTCTTCCAGATTAATCTCTGCGTCCTCTCGACATCCCGTTCATCTCCCTGTTCCGTATATTTTCTTAAACCtatttaaacaaatttctttcacacttcgaTGCGtttacagtttcttttttcaaactCAGACCCCCCCACAGAATCCTATTTGCTCATCGCCATGCCTACATTTACCCCACCATCGATTCATCACACGAACCTGTTTCCACTCCCTCTCAGTCAGACATAATCCACAGCAGAGCcgccacacacacagcagacgtACACGATTGTAGATGGtcggtgtgcatgtgtgcgtgcgtgcgtgtgtgcgtgtgtgcgtgcctgcgtgcgtgcgtgtgtgtgtggatgcgtGCATGTgggtgcgcgcgcgtgtgtgtgtgtgcatgtgtgtgggtgcgtgcgcgtgtgtggatgcgtgtgtgtgggggcgtgtgtgtgtgtgggtaagTGCGCGTGGGTgcgcgcgtgtgcgtgtgcTGGGAGAGGTTTCTAAAACGATCAAACTTGTGTAACGCACACAGGGCGTCGGGCTGCAGAAATATTGCGCTCGTAGTGAATCTTGGCACAAATGTCTTCTCTGTGATTGGTTGCTGGCCCAGTTGATAAAGCCATCAGATAAAAGCAAAGACAACAACGTCTCCTTTCCTCTCTGATCTCCTCGCTCCTTTACATTTTTCAGGCAAATGCTAAATAGCCACGCTGTGCTCCTTCGCAGAGCgcacaaagagaaacagaacAATATCAAGCATTATTCAGCCCTCTCTTTTGTCGCCTCAAATCCATTCTGAAGTGTCTATTAAAGGAGTCGTGGCCTTTTTGTCGCCTCTGTGCCAGACTACACAGGAgggagaaagaaggagagagagggaggaaaaaaggaaaagagcaaTGCATAATCTCCTATGTATGACAGATAAAGGGAGTGAATATCGCCATCTTTCCGCTCTGCTCTCCACATCATCTAATCGCTTTTCCGACGTTTCAATCTGCCAAGGCCCTAATGAAAATATGATGAGGCGGATCTATGGTCCTCGGGGACAGACGGAGGGACGGGGGAGGAGGGAGGCGAGGAGAAGGAGGGAACGAGGGAGAACGAATGGAGAGAAAATACACTCTGTCCTTATTTCTGGGCTCCTTCGGGGATACATAGTTCTTGGAGCTTTCTATTTAGATGTTGCTGATGCCCGAGTGGCTCTGGTTCTCTCTCCACCTTCAGTTTCGTTCCATCCTCCTGTTTTCGTCTTtgtatttgtatgtttttacCTTCCACAGACTCTTTCTCCCCCCTTTTGCCTTCCAAGAAAGGTGAAAGTTTTGTTTCCCCGCTGTTTCTGCCGGGGTTAGTTTTTACTCGCCGATCTGCagctgtgattttaaaaaagggggacGCAGTTACCCCTTGTAAACATtctgtgtctccctctctcAGACGGTGATGATGACCCAGCAGGTTTATCCTGGGTGCCTTCCTCGCCCTCCAGTAAGGATGTGGCATCGCCTTCGCAGATACCCGATGGCTGCTGTGACCTTGGCATGGCCACTGGCGGCGAAGAGGAGGGAGGAGCGGGCCTGCCGTACCCGTGCCAGTTCTGTGACAAGTCCTTCAGGTACCACATTCAGATGTTTGGCTTCGGAAACGTCTGCAGGTAGTAGAAGGAAACAGACGCATCCTCATATTCTGTTTATGAATATCAACGTGCGCACCAACAAACTGTATTCTCAGTATCGCCATGGTAACACACGGACCACTAAGGCAAACAGTAAAGGGAGTGAGGTGAATACATTTCTCACTCACCTCTCGGGGGACTGAGTCAAGAACCATTTTAAGAACAGCTGTCACACCATagagtcatcatcatcatcatcatcctctgtATTACCCACTCTGTCCTCGCTATCGTCCTTTTCGAACCAACGCTTTGTAAAAACGGTTCGTAGATGTCTGATATCTTTATATCCAGTTACTTTGACACGGTGCTTTTGTTAAATCACTGCGTAAGTGTTGCTGCAATAACACATAATAAACGTTATCGTTGGTCTCTCTCAGCCGCCTGAGCTACTTGAAGCGACACGAGCAGATCCACAGCGACAAGCTGCCTTTCAAGTGCACCTTCTGCAGCCGTCTGTTCAAACACAAGCGGAGCCGAGACCGCCACGTCAAACTCCACACAGGTACGTCCAaacatctcacctgagacgagCTGCTGTGTCCTCGCTTTGCCATCGCTCAGCGTTTCAGTTCTCCGACATGTTTTCTATCCCTGTTTTTAATCACTACATGTCAGGATTGTCTGAGAACTACAAACTACAGAGATGTTTGTAAAGTTGTTGTTCGATGAagcagagaggaaggaaaactgTAGGTCTAGTTTTTGCTTTAACATCATCAGTGAAGCTTTTGCCTTTCAATGATTTAGGAGATAAGAAGTACAGCTGTCAGGAGTGTGAGGCTGCTTTCTCTCGCTCTGATCACCTAAAGATCCACCTGAAGACGCACAGGTAACTGCTTCTGAACTTATTAGCATAATAAAGCGCTCAGAATCGGTGCTGATTTCTACtcgatttttcttttttcaatgcCCCGCCCAGCTCCAGCAAACCGTTTAAGTGCAGTGTGTGTAAGCGTGGCTTTTCCTCCACCTCGTCGCTGCAGAGCCACATGCAGGTAAGTGTTACCTGTTGTACTGACCATGAGATTAATAGGCACAGGTGCACTGCATGACTGCATGTGAGTATTGTTCCTGCACATGCATCCTCGCGTCTGAATGTCTGTGACTCCGGCAGGCTCACCGTAAGAACAGAGAGCATCTCGCTCTGAGGAGCGAGAGAGATGGAGGAAAGAAGGGAGCGGGAGGAGACGGCGACCTGGAGCAGGACCTGTACATGTGCGATTACTGCGAGGAGACGTTCAGTCAGACCGACGAGCTGGAAAAACACGTCCTGACCAGACACCCCCAGCTGTCGGACCGGGCCGACCTGCAGTGCATCCACTGTCCTGAGATCTTTCTTGACGAGGCTTCGCTCCTCACGCATATTGAAACACAGCACGCTAACCGCAAACACAAGTACTGCAGAGCTTTACCTCTCAAACTTCTCCGCTCACCACTTTGATAACCATTACTCACCTCTGACCGGCCTTTTCTGTGTCCACAGATGCCCCGTCTGCTCAGAGCAGTTCCCCTCTGTCGAGGACGTGTACTGCCATCTAGACAGCCATCGTCAGCCCGATTCATCTAATCACAGCGCTGCCAGTCCCGACCCAGCGCTGGGCAGCGTCGCCTCAATGAGCTCAGCCACTCCAGACTCCAGCGCCAGCCTGGAGAGAGGCTCCACCCCCGACTCCACACTAAAGCACAGCCAGGGCAGCGAACGCAGCCGCAGGAGAGGCGGCGATACCGGCGAGGACGTGGGGATAAACCTGGGCCATCAAGGCGGAGGTGTGTTAGCCACTTATCTACCAAGTAACTGGACAGTTACCAGTTAGTCACCACTAAAGTACCCTTTGTGTCTGTGCAGGCGGGGGAGGATCCTGGGGTAAAGTGACGTACTCTTGCCCTTACTGCTCAAAGAGAGACTTCCACAGTCTGGCAGTGCTGGAGATCCACTTGAAGACCATCCATGCAGATAAGCCACAACAGAGCCACACGTGTCAGCTCTGCTTGGAAACTCTGCCGACGCTCTACAACCTCAACGAGCACGTGCGCAAAGCTCACCGTGCGAGCGGAGGAACGGTGGGtgcggcggcggcggcggcttTTCCTCTGCTGCAGTTCACCAACGTCACAGCGTTCCACTGCAACTACTGTCCCGACATGTTCGGGGACATCAACTCTCTGCAAGAGCACATCAGGGTTTCCCACTGCCTGCCCGGTGGCATCATGGCAGGATCCACCACATTAGGTGTGTTTAAGAATGAACTGCATCAGGTCAGCTGTGAGCACAGCTGCTTATCAGTTAGATGGTGTTAAGTACAGTGTCATCATTTCCTGTGACTATTGTTGCTGCAACAATTAAAGTGAGCTTCTCCATCCTAGAAGGGAACCATGCCTTCTTCTGCAACCAGTGCTCAATGGGTTTCCTGACAGAGTCCTCGCTGACGGAGCACATTCAGCAGACACACTGCACCTCCGCAACAGGTGGAGGAAGTGCATCAGGTGGAGCAGTGGCCAAACTCGAGTCTCCCGTACTTCAGGCTGGATCTCAGTCCTTCATGGAGGtgaggaaaaactgtaaaatctgTTAAGTGTAACCagtaagaagaagaaacacagcTTGCCCACCTCGTTAGTTATTCAGTTCCCGTATCCTGTCATTTATTAGTCGGACTGAGACTTTTTAACCCACAGTTCACagtggaaacactgaaacaacatgctgctgtttgacGAACTGTTTACACTAAAAAGACACTTCGAGTAGCTGTTAGCTAGACTTTATAAACTCATTAACATACTGACATGATTTTATCTGTAAGCTCGCAGTGATTGAAATGACTTTTGCTTcattctgtcttctctgtcGCTGTGTGAGGACTCGGCGTATTGCAtcataatctttaaaaaaaagtaaagagttATTATCCACGCACAGGTTTACTCCTGCCCTTACTGCACCAACTCTCCTATCTTCGGCTCACTCCTCAAGCTCACCAAGCACATAAAGGAGAACCACAAGAACATCCCGCTGGCCAACAACAAACGGCAAGCAAAGGTTGCAGACCTGAGCCCCGCCTCGTCGGACGTCGAGATCTCCTCCCCGAAACGCCACAGGCTCGGAGGGGACTCCACTCCATCCATGGGGAGCAACGGAGATTATCCCTGCAACCAGTGCGATCTGCGGTTTGCTAGTTTTGAGGGTTTCCAGGCCCACCTCAAGTCGCACCTGGAGATGTTGCTGAGGCGCCAGTCCTGCCCCCAGTGCAACAAGGAGGACTTTGAGTCACAGGAGGCGTTGCTTCAACACCTGACAGTACACTACACCACCACGTCCACccagtatgtgtgtgagagctgcgaTAAACAGTTCTCGTCGGTGGACGACCTGCAGAAACACCTGCTCGACATGCACACGTTTGTCTTGTACCACTGCACTCTCTGTCAGGAGGTCTTTGACTCCAAGGTGTCTATACAGGTAAACGACACGTGGCTCGTTGTTGAGTGTGACGTTTTGCAGACACGAATCCCGAAAGATGCAAAGTTTATCTTCTCAAGAGTTTGTTTCTGTGGCCTCACATCCAGGTGCATTTGGCAGTGAAGCACAGCAACGAGAAGAAGCTGTTTCGCTGCACAGCTTGTGCCTGGGACTTTAGGAAGGAGACGGATCTTCAGCTGCACGTTAAACATAACCATCTGGGCCAAAGGTCGGGCCTCCCGGGAGGTCTCGGTGCAGGTACTGTCGAGCTGTGCCACGTTACATTTAACAAATACACGATTATGATGTGAAAAGAATGTCTGATATTTCCCGTTCCTGTGCCACGGATTCATCTTCATGATAACTTGATCTTTGACTGACAGGACTCAAGCCCCGGAAGTGCATCTTCTGCGGGGAGAGCTTTGGAACAGAAGTGGAGCTCCAGTGTCACATCACCACGCACAGCAAGAAGTTCACGTGCCGCTTCTGCGGCAAAGCTTTCCACGCCATCTCACTGCTGGAGAGACACCTGAGAGAAAAGCACTGCATCTTCGATGGCAGCAACATCACCGGCAATGGAGGTGGCACCGGGAGCAGCGGGAGCCAGAACGGGACGCCTAACGGTTTGGCGCAGACCTCcaagcgaggaggaggaggaagtggcAACGGAGGAGCAGGAAGCGTGGAGAGAGCGACAGTTGCAGCTGCCGAGCAAGCCGACTTGCAGAACATGCTGCTGAAGAGCGCAGTGGTGGGAGGAGGGTCGAGCCAGGGGGGAGATGCAGCCAACAGCCACGAGGCGAgcggaggagaggaggagctgGATAATTCAGAGCCCATGTACGCCTGCGATATCTGCGGCGCTGCCTACACCATGGAGTCCCTGCTGCAGAACCACCGACTGCGTGACCACAACATCCGGCCGGGAGAAGACGACGCCGGTAATAATCCTGTCGTACTCTGTCATCGTTGGGAAGGGAGTCCTCTGTATTGTTATCGTATTTGTGATTATGTGTATTAATTATGTATAACAGGTTCTCGAAAGAAGAAGGCGGACTTTATCAAAGGAAACCACAAGTGCAACGTGTGCTCCCGAACCTTCTTCTCTGAGAACGGGCTTCGTGAGCACGCTCAGACGCACCGCGGCCCCGCCAAACACTACATGTGTCCCATCTGTGGCGAACGTTTCCCCTCTCTGCTAACCCTCACCGAGCACAAGGTACTTCAGACTTTGCTGCATTTGTCTCTTTTGACAAGTACTTTCCACTGAACGAACGAGTGCAGCGCGGTTGGCCTCGCAGGTACAGCAGTGCAGACACGTCTTTGTTTCTGCGTGTGTGACGTTTTTGCCGTTTTCTCTTTCTGCACCTAGATTTTGATCCTGACACGTCTTTGGCTGCTTTGAATTTAGAGCTAAATACTCCTCAGAGAGGCGATTTGTTACAGCCTTTGTCACTTATCAGAACAGTGTGTTATGATGCTGATGTAGAGGTTTTATCAAAATGACTTCTTCGTCTGATTTTTCTTCTGTAAGGTGTTTTGATGTGTCACGGTTATGTTAATCGTTCTCTCTTCAGGTGACCCACAGTAAAAGCTTGGACACGGGAACCTGTCGAATCTGTAAGATGCCCTTGCAGAGCGAAGAGGAGTTTATAGAGCATTGCCAGATGCACCCCGACCTCCGCAACTCCCTCACCGGCTTCCGCTGCGTCGTCTGCATGCAGACGGTCACCTCCACGCTAGAGCTGAAAATCCACGGCACCTTCCACATGCAGAAGATCTCCTCGGGCGCGGCGCTCGGAGGAGCTGCAGTCGGAGGCGGGAATGGAGGAGTAGCTGGAGGAAATGGCTCTGCCTCTTCGTCCCCTAATGGGCAGTTGCAGCAGCACAAGCTGTATAAGTGCGCCTTCTGCCTCAAGGAGTTCAAGAACAAAGGCGAGCTGGTGAAGCTGGATGTCAACGGCCTGCCTTACGGCCTCTGTGCTGGTTGCATGAGCAGGTAGGCAGCAATGCTATGAACAGGGTGCGTGCAGCATGACTCAGCCCTCTGTGGGAAAGAATAATGACTAAAGTCAAGAATGAATGCCTCTCCTGTTTGGAAGCTTTGCCTGGCACAGGGTAACTCAGCACATGTTTATTGGGTGCATTTCTTATGAACATACACACTAATAAAAGTATATGAATATTTGAAATATCTTTCAAAAACCTGCCCAGTATATTCAGATTTTCTGCTCCAGCTGTCACAAACTTCACAGATACTTCATAAAACTACCAAAGTTAGTGAAAAAACCCTCCTTTTTGTTTAGCATCAGTTAGAGTCACTGAAATCAgctaaaacaaatcaaatgctCAAATCACATCAGGGGCACGAACGGCCAGAGTCCCAGCCAGGGAGGAGCCGTCACGCCTGGGGACGCGCAGGCAGAGAAGGCCGCGGCTGGGCTGAGGTGTCCAGAGTGCGGGGTGAAGTTTGAAAGCCTGGAGGACTTGGAGAGCCACGTCCAGACGGATCATCCGGAGATCAGTCCTGAAACCAGCGCAGCAGGAAAGAAGGCCGAGGTTTCACCTGCTCCTAAGGTGAGAAACAACGAGAGGGCAGCGTTTGCATGAAAATAACTGTGTCTGCAAAAGAGAATAAGGGAGCTACGTACAGAAAAGTCAAATGTATAAGAAGCTCTCGGTGTGATCCAGCAGAGTGATAGAGGCCAGTGTTGCGTTTAACAAATGGAGACATTTCCAAGGTTGCAAAAGACGCTCCTGAACTCTGTGTGTGCACGAGGTTGTGTATAAGTCTGCAGCTTCCATACGTACGTGGGTGTGTGTCAGCTGAGCCCACTGGGTCCTGCGGCTGGGGCGTGCTGAGGCATTGTGGGAGCTGTTCGCTCTACTTGATATTGACAGTCAGGCTCCCCGGGACCTGccgcgtgtctgtgtgtgtgactgagtgtgtgagagtgtgtgtgtgtgactgagtgtgtgtgtgtgtgtgtgtgtgactgagtgtgtgtgtgtgactgagtgtgtgtgtgtgtgtgtgtgtgtgtgactgagtgtgtgagagtgtgtgtgtgtgactgagtgtgtgtttgtgtgtgtgtgtgactgagtgtgtgtgagagtgtgtgtgtgtgactgagtgtgtgtgagagtgtgtgtgtgtgactgagtgtgtgtgagtgtgtgtgactgagtgtgtgtgagtgtgtgtgactgagtgtgtgagagtgtgtgtgtgtgactgagtgtgtgagagtgtgtgtgtgtgactgagtgtgtgtgagagtgtgtgtgactgagtgtgtgagagtgtgtgtgtgtgactgagtgtgtgtttgtgtgtgtgtgtgactgagtgtgtgtgagagtgtgtgtgtgtgactgagtgtgtgtgagagtgtgtgtgtgtgactgagtgtgtgtgagtgtgtgtgactgagtgtgtgtgagtgtgtgtgactgagtgtgtgagagtgtgtgtgtgtgactgagtgtgtgtgtgtgtgtgtgactgagtgtgtgagagtgtgtgtgactgagtgtgtgagagtgtgtgtgtgtgactgagtgtgtgagagtgtgtgtgactgagtgtgtgagagtgtgtgtactTGCAAgcaagcgtgtgtgtgttgagACAGTTCCCAGGGAGCCTCTGTCTTACCTGcacctttgtttctgcttagtcTAACAGCACAAAGCAGACAAAGtaggatttgtgtgtgtgtgtgtgtgtttgtgtgtgtagtcATCCTAGCAGGCTGAAGCAGCAGAGAGACAGTGGAAG is drawn from Pelmatolapia mariae isolate MD_Pm_ZW linkage group LG7, Pm_UMD_F_2, whole genome shotgun sequence and contains these coding sequences:
- the znf423 gene encoding zinc finger protein 423 isoform X1 encodes the protein MSRRKQAKPRSVKAVEEGESSECGGTWDGSTVQTDVAASERVADPKEGTGAEDGEPDEHEDRDDRDHDDDLDDESIFTCDNCQQDFDCLAELTEHRTNHCPADGDDDPAGLSWVPSSPSSKDVASPSQIPDGCCDLGMATGGEEEGGAGLPYPCQFCDKSFSRLSYLKRHEQIHSDKLPFKCTFCSRLFKHKRSRDRHVKLHTGDKKYSCQECEAAFSRSDHLKIHLKTHSSSKPFKCSVCKRGFSSTSSLQSHMQAHRKNREHLALRSERDGGKKGAGGDGDLEQDLYMCDYCEETFSQTDELEKHVLTRHPQLSDRADLQCIHCPEIFLDEASLLTHIETQHANRKHKCPVCSEQFPSVEDVYCHLDSHRQPDSSNHSAASPDPALGSVASMSSATPDSSASLERGSTPDSTLKHSQGSERSRRRGGDTGEDVGINLGHQGGGGGGSWGKVTYSCPYCSKRDFHSLAVLEIHLKTIHADKPQQSHTCQLCLETLPTLYNLNEHVRKAHRASGGTVGAAAAAAFPLLQFTNVTAFHCNYCPDMFGDINSLQEHIRVSHCLPGGIMAGSTTLEGNHAFFCNQCSMGFLTESSLTEHIQQTHCTSATGGGSASGGAVAKLESPVLQAGSQSFMEVYSCPYCTNSPIFGSLLKLTKHIKENHKNIPLANNKRQAKVADLSPASSDVEISSPKRHRLGGDSTPSMGSNGDYPCNQCDLRFASFEGFQAHLKSHLEMLLRRQSCPQCNKEDFESQEALLQHLTVHYTTTSTQYVCESCDKQFSSVDDLQKHLLDMHTFVLYHCTLCQEVFDSKVSIQVHLAVKHSNEKKLFRCTACAWDFRKETDLQLHVKHNHLGQRSGLPGGLGAGLKPRKCIFCGESFGTEVELQCHITTHSKKFTCRFCGKAFHAISLLERHLREKHCIFDGSNITGNGGGTGSSGSQNGTPNGLAQTSKRGGGGSGNGGAGSVERATVAAAEQADLQNMLLKSAVVGGGSSQGGDAANSHEASGGEEELDNSEPMYACDICGAAYTMESLLQNHRLRDHNIRPGEDDAGSRKKKADFIKGNHKCNVCSRTFFSENGLREHAQTHRGPAKHYMCPICGERFPSLLTLTEHKVTHSKSLDTGTCRICKMPLQSEEEFIEHCQMHPDLRNSLTGFRCVVCMQTVTSTLELKIHGTFHMQKISSGAALGGAAVGGGNGGVAGGNGSASSSPNGQLQQHKLYKCAFCLKEFKNKGELVKLDVNGLPYGLCAGCMSRGTNGQSPSQGGAVTPGDAQAEKAAAGLRCPECGVKFESLEDLESHVQTDHPEISPETSAAGKKAEVSPAPKKKTYQCIKCQMTFETEREIQIHVANHMIEEPACRQEEGINHECKLCNQMFDSPAKLLCHLIEHSFEGMGGTFKCPVCFTVFVQANKLQQHIFAVHGQEDKIYDCSQCPQKFFFQTELQNHTLSQHAQ